In Nostoc sp. CENA543, a single genomic region encodes these proteins:
- a CDS encoding antibiotic biosynthesis monooxygenase encodes MNHNQPPINLAPGVIAIARRVKPGLEAAFEDATKGVILAASTFPGYLGSDVLYPSSKRGEWQLILRFDTPEHLQEWETSPICQAWIARADVLTVNEAKVTRVNSLEAWFTLPEIPNAVPPPKWKTAIVSAVGIYPVSYFMPGVLRPFTSGLPLWLATLINISITMPLMTWLIMPQVTRLFKGWLYPSK; translated from the coding sequence ATGAATCACAATCAACCACCAATCAATTTAGCACCCGGAGTTATTGCGATCGCGCGTCGAGTTAAACCAGGATTAGAAGCGGCTTTTGAAGACGCTACTAAAGGCGTGATATTAGCTGCTAGTACCTTCCCTGGATATTTGGGTAGTGATGTACTTTACCCCAGTAGTAAAAGAGGTGAATGGCAACTCATCTTACGCTTTGACACTCCTGAACATTTGCAAGAGTGGGAAACTTCACCAATTTGTCAAGCTTGGATTGCGCGTGCAGATGTACTGACTGTGAATGAAGCTAAAGTTACCCGTGTCAATAGTCTAGAAGCTTGGTTTACTTTACCAGAAATTCCCAATGCAGTACCGCCACCTAAATGGAAAACAGCAATTGTTAGTGCAGTTGGGATATATCCAGTGAGTTATTTTATGCCTGGTGTACTAAGACCATTTACTAGTGGTCTACCTTTGTGGTTAGCTACTCTAATCAATATTAGTATCACAATGCCGTTAATGACTTGGTTAATTATGCCCCAAGTAACGCGTTTATTTAAAGGATGGCTATACCCGTCAAAGTAA